A stretch of DNA from Anaerolineae bacterium:
GCGACGCCATGCACCCGGCCAGCCTGCCTGAATATGTGGAGCCAGGGACGGGTGATCCGGATGGCGTGATGTGCCACCGCCTGTATCCTTCGCAGGCGCTTAAGTCGATGGTCAGGGAGTGCGACTATATTGTAGTGCTCACCCCGCTGACACCGGAGACCGTCAACCTGATCAACGCCGAGGTGCTGAGTACGGTCAAGCCCGGCGCGGTGCTGATCAATCTGGCGCGCGGTGGGATTGTCGACGAGGCGGCCCTGCTGGCTGCGCTGAAGTCAGGGTTGCTGGGCGGCGCAGCCTGTGATGTCTTCGCGGAAGAGCCGCTGCCGGAAGATAGCCCGCTCTGGGATGCGCCCAACCTGATCATCAGTCCACATGTAGCCGGGATGATGCCCGGCTACATGGATCGGGCGGTAGATGTATTTGTGGAGAATCTGCGGCGCTACCTGGCGCGCCAGCAACTGCTAAACGTGGTGGACTGGGAGCGCGGATACTGACCGCTTATCCGCAACCCCCGGCCTGATCGCTGCGTAATATCAAACAGAGATGCCCGCATTCTACCGGTACAGGAGAAGGTGACTATGGCAGAGCAGGAACCGATTATCACCGAAGCGATGGAAGAGTCCGTGGAGACCGAAGAGGAAATGCTCCGCGACGAGCAGGAGAGCGTGCTGGAAGCCTTTATGCGTTACCAGTGTGAAGCGGCCCGCGAGGCCCGCATGGCCCTCGAGGCGCTGATCCCGGAGGGTACCCGTTCGCATGGCAAGGCCGCCAAGCGCGCTTTCCGCAAGGCGTTCAAGGTTGTGCTGCAGGAGTTGGCCCAACGGATTGAACTACCCGAAGAGGAAAAGTCGCCGGGCCGCCCGTCAAGCACGACCGGCAAAGCCAAGGTCAAGGTCGAAGTGAGCTAGTCAGGCGGCTGCCGGTCCAGCCCGGACACCTGGCCGGCAGAGGTCTTCCCACCAGGGAGGCTGGTTCCTAACAGGGCCAGCCTCCTGTTTATCTGCACCCGGTTTAGGTTTGGCGTCCGTTGCTGATCAACAGGGCCAGCAATGCCAGGCTGCTCATTGCCAGCCCACCCAATCCCAACACCGTCTCCCCGGCGATGATCAGCAGTGCGCCAGACAGGGCAAAACCCCCGGCAGCCAGCCCCAGTCCGATCGGTCGGCCGGTCAGGGCGTTGCGCTGACGGTTGACCGCATCACCTTCCACCGGACGAATCTGAACCTGCAATTCCCCTCGTTCAAGTTGTGTCAGCACACTTTCCAACCGCCCCGGCAGACCAACGAGGCGTTCTAGGGTATCCCGCCCGGCGGCCAGGGCCAGGCCCACTGTCTCCGGGGAGAGTAGGGCACGCAACGTGTCCAGCGTTAGCAAGTCTGCCCAGCCCTTCTTTTCTGCGCGGGAACCGTCCTCGGCCAGCAGTTGCCGCACAAATGGCTGGATGGCACTCCAGGGGTCGAAGTCTGGGTCCAGGCCGGTACACATGCCGCTCAGGATGCCCACTGCACGCCCCAGGTAGATAAAGTCCTGGGGCACCTGAAAGGGTAGGCTGAACAACAGATCGCTGAACTCCCGACCAATGTCGCGCACAATCGCCAGATCCAGGTGAGCGATCTCGGCCATTGGTAAGCCCCAAACCCGGTCGAAGACGGCGTCGCTGGCGGTAGCAATACGTTCCAGATCGGCGCCGGGCAGGATGATGCCCAGTTGCTGGTAGCTGCGCACCAGCCGCCGCGAGTCGCGGGTGATCAGGGCGATCAATGTCTCGCGCAACCCGGCAACCAGGGCCGGGGTCAGTTCAGCAGTCATGCCAAAGTCAACGAAAATCAGGTAGAACGGGCGTTGTCCCGGCGGATATTCCTGACCATCGGTGGGCAAAGGATAGACGAAAATATTGCCGGGGTGTGGGTCGGCATGGAAGAAGCGATGGACGAACACCATCGTCAGGTAAGTGTTAAGCAGCCGCTGGGCGACAATACGGCGGTCGATGCCCGCCGCTTCGATGGCTTCGTAGTCGCTCAGCTTGATCGCGGTCACGTCCTCCAGCGTCAGGACGCGGGAGGTGGTATGTTCGCGGTAGATTGCCGGGATGTAGACGCCGTGATCATCGCGGAACAGGGCGGCGAAGCGTTCGGCATTGGCCGCTTCATGTTCGTAGTCCAGTTCCTGCCACAGCACGCGGGCGAATTCCTCCAGCAGCAAGGGCAGGTTGGCCCGGCGGCGGATGAAGGAAAAGCGCATGCCGATCCGGGCGACAACGTTCAATGCCTGCAGGTCGGTATAGACGATATCGGCGATGCCGGGCCGCTGGATTTTGACCACGACTCGTTCGCCGCTGGCCAGTTGCCCTCGATAAGCCTGGCCCAGCGATGCAGCGGCTACCGCGTTTTCATCCAGGGTGGCGAAGCGGCTCCGCCAGTCTGGGCCAAGTTCCTGGCGCAGGGTGGGTTCCATGGCGGCGAAGGGCAGGGGGGGAACTTCATCGAGGAGATCGGCCAGTTCGCTGGTGACGGTGGGCGGCAGGATGTCGATGCGGCTGGAAATGAATTGTCCCAGCTTGATCATCACCCCGCCCAGAGCTACCGCCAGGCTTCGGAACTGCTGTGACCAGTAGCGAAGGCGCCGCTCCTCCCCGCGGCGGACAAGATCGCGGCCCAGTACTGGCTGGATAATCCCGTACAGGAGAATTACCTGGGTCGCCAGCCACAGGAAAAACGCCACAATCCGCAGGTAGCGGATGTGGCTGAGGTGATACGATGGCTGCGGTGTTGCTGGCTGAATGATTGTGCTCATATCTCCCTGACCGCCTGTGGGCGCTCAGGGAGTAGTTTGCACCCGGCTGTCCTTCGGCGCAATCTGCGGTGCGGCCTGGCGGGCAGCAACCAGGACGTCAACCAGCACACCCACGGCG
This window harbors:
- a CDS encoding AarF/ABC1/UbiB kinase family protein, with protein sequence MSTIIQPATPQPSYHLSHIRYLRIVAFFLWLATQVILLYGIIQPVLGRDLVRRGEERRLRYWSQQFRSLAVALGGVMIKLGQFISSRIDILPPTVTSELADLLDEVPPLPFAAMEPTLRQELGPDWRSRFATLDENAVAAASLGQAYRGQLASGERVVVKIQRPGIADIVYTDLQALNVVARIGMRFSFIRRRANLPLLLEEFARVLWQELDYEHEAANAERFAALFRDDHGVYIPAIYREHTTSRVLTLEDVTAIKLSDYEAIEAAGIDRRIVAQRLLNTYLTMVFVHRFFHADPHPGNIFVYPLPTDGQEYPPGQRPFYLIFVDFGMTAELTPALVAGLRETLIALITRDSRRLVRSYQQLGIILPGADLERIATASDAVFDRVWGLPMAEIAHLDLAIVRDIGREFSDLLFSLPFQVPQDFIYLGRAVGILSGMCTGLDPDFDPWSAIQPFVRQLLAEDGSRAEKKGWADLLTLDTLRALLSPETVGLALAAGRDTLERLVGLPGRLESVLTQLERGELQVQIRPVEGDAVNRQRNALTGRPIGLGLAAGGFALSGALLIIAGETVLGLGGLAMSSLALLALLISNGRQT